TTTTTCCCGTTTAATAATCCTATTTTGAAATTGATTCATTTAGCTTCATCTTCATGAAAACGACCTTTATATACGTAAGTTAACGTAATAAAGATATATATGGCTAATGTAATGCCTGTTACGATAATAGATGTTGTAAAAATAATACCAATAAGGATCGCGCTTAAAGCAATAATAGCTACCCAAGTCGTATAAGGGAACCATTTTACTGCATAGCTACTTGTTTTTTGTGGCTGGATTTTTCGCGATTTCAGATGAGCAATCGAAATGATTAACCAAATAAATAATACGGTATATCCAAGTGAACCCATTAGGAATTCAAAGGTCTTACTTCCTGCAAATAAAGAAATAATTACACCCGTATATAAAGCTAACGTACACATCAATATGGCATAAACAGGAACGTTCTTTTTCGATAAATGTGCAAAGATTTTAGGAATACGTCCGTCCACAGCTTGTGTATATAGCACACGTGATGAACCATACAAACCTGAGTTCATAGATGAAACAATCGCGAGTATAACAACTGCATTCATAATATGGTCAGCACCTGGAATCCCAATCATTTTAAATACCATTACAAATGGACTCTCTGATACCCCGTTTACTTCATTCCAAGGAATCAAGCTAACTATAATAAAGAAAGGCAATAAATAGAAGGTAATAATTCGTACTAATGTACTGCGAACAGCTTTTGGCACAGCCTTTTCAGGATTTTTCGTTTCAGCTAACGTAATACCAATAATTTCAGTACCCCCGTAAGAATAGATCACAACAAGCATTGCAGCAATTAAGCCCGTTGGTCCATTTGGTAAGAATCCACCATGAACCGTCAAATTAGAAAAACCAACAGCTGTATGGTTACCAAATGTCACAAGTAATAACGCCAATCCAGCTATGATAAACACCACAATAACAGCAATTTTAATTAGCGCAAGCCAGTATTCTGTTTCTGCAAAAACTTTTACGGACAACAAGTTAACAACTGTAACTAATATGGAAACGGATAATGCTAGTATCCAAATCGGATACTCTGGCAACCAATACTGAATGAAAATAGCTGCAACTACC
This region of Sporosarcina sp. ANT_H38 genomic DNA includes:
- a CDS encoding amino acid permease, translating into MGNDNQRLQRTMTSRHITMMALGGAIGAGLFKGSSAAIDIAGPSVLIAYLIGGIILLFVMQGLAEMAVRNSGARTFRDLVQSILGKYPAYFLDWIYWKMWVLNIAAESVVAAIFIQYWLPEYPIWILALSVSILVTVVNLLSVKVFAETEYWLALIKIAVIVVFIIAGLALLLVTFGNHTAVGFSNLTVHGGFLPNGPTGLIAAMLVVIYSYGGTEIIGITLAETKNPEKAVPKAVRSTLVRIITFYLLPFFIIVSLIPWNEVNGVSESPFVMVFKMIGIPGADHIMNAVVILAIVSSMNSGLYGSSRVLYTQAVDGRIPKIFAHLSKKNVPVYAILMCTLALYTGVIISLFAGSKTFEFLMGSLGYTVLFIWLIISIAHLKSRKIQPQKTSSYAVKWFPYTTWVAIIALSAILIGIIFTTSIIVTGITLAIYIFITLTYVYKGRFHEDEAK